The sequence GACAGTGTTGTGGTCATCTGTTCTCCTGTCTCTGCATATAGCCTTCTACAGCGATGCACTCCAGGATCACTGCTCTTGCGGCTACACTGGCTCAAGATATTCAATACCGTTGTCCTAATCTAGCTAAGACGTGGTTTCTGCCACTATGTCCTGTTTCTTGATGGATGTGACGGAGAATAGGGTGGCCTATTCCATGCTGTTTATGAGGAAGAGTAGGATGCATGGCCTCCTCAGGCATCGCCGATTTGATCAGATGCCCCCCTACtcttaacacacacagtatggATCCAATTTGAAGATTGAACTCTTTCTTTTCAAATGGGAATTTTGCTGCTGCAGAAGTTCAATTTCTTCGGCGTAAGTTTGTTTCTGACTGTATTTTATCCATTTAATTTCAGCATTGGACAGATCTTCAGTAGtatgcattttcttttccatattCTTCTTGTACATGTTTATATGTTGTTTATCCATGGCCACTTTCTTtctgaagtgattgttttgaaagtgaaagtgaagtgattgtcattgtgaaacactgcagcacagcacacggtgacacaacaaaatgtgtcctctgcttttaaccatcacccttggtgagcagtgagctgccatgacaggcacctggggagcagctgtggggacggtgctgtgttCAGTTGCACCTCTGTGGATCGGATTGGGACCCCAACTTCTTCTCttaatgaagtgattgttttgtccTCTTGTATACATGTTCAGTGCGAAGATAtgcataataataactaaaaaaaaacatgagcacAGGATAAAAGGCACAATTAACCacttttgattttatttgtatCTCGTCTTGTACTAAACGTTTCAGGGGTTGTTTGTTATTCTAATCATTTTAAAGATATGCCTATAAGTCAACAGCAGTAGAAGAGTGTGGCTGTATTCTGACGAGCTGTGATCTGTTTCTTTACCTTTTCATCTTCATGAATGATGTCAGAAGTAATTGTTCTATCAATCACTCTTGAGAATATGGTTGGTGCAGGACTGCCGTACTTTTTGCTGGCGTCTTCCGCAAGGGACACCTCATCCTTGCGAGTGCAAAAAGTCCTCTGGAAAGACATACAGACAAAGTTTAACCcgcaataaaacacaaaatgaaaagcCAAATGTGCTGCCATGCCGACAGCACCTGAGCTCGGACCGCAGTCCGCAGGAAGGTGACGTTCAGAGCGTAACGAACGGGACCTGCTGCATACATCGCTCCAAGAGCACCCGGCTGCGCGGCGAGGCGGGGCTTACAATCACTTCCGGGGCGTGTCATAATAAAAGCCCCGCTAAACGAACACCAAATATATCTCAACAACAGCAAAGATGAAAGAAAACGCACATATCTgtaaatacacatatattttcACCTTTTATCACTTTCTTACCGTAGCTACATTCGCAAGCATTTTCTGAATTTGGGGCTGTGAGAGACAAAACGTTTCTTAATAGTAACAAACTGCTATTGCAAATAACCATATTCGTATTCTATagtataatacaatataataagtATGCTTAGTAAAGATGGGACGTAAACATTAATTACTTAATTTGATGGTGTATTATATTA comes from Denticeps clupeoides chromosome 11, fDenClu1.1, whole genome shotgun sequence and encodes:
- the hint2 gene encoding histidine triad nucleotide-binding protein 2, mitochondrial, which produces MTRPGSDCKPRLAAQPGALGAMYAAGPVRYALNVTFLRTAVRAQRTFCTRKDEVSLAEDASKKYGSPAPTIFSRVIDRTITSDIIHEDEKCLAFRDVNPQAPVHFLVIPKILIPRISAAHDDEALLLGHLLIVAKNVAKKEGLTDGYRVVINDGKHGAQSVYHLHIHVLGGRQMRWPPG